The proteins below are encoded in one region of Ciconia boyciana chromosome 19, ASM3463844v1, whole genome shotgun sequence:
- the TTC34 gene encoding tetratricopeptide repeat protein 34: MSPQELAALLCKEGDHHLAQQELPIATAFYMAAFSCSAPTAVQKVNSLDKGLWEKVIATLEMWCKGKNQIPKIQSKNLAVVSLSVGIAAVFLSTLSPNNVVSSECVAVCSKALKAFAAADNLRDEKALGLLLERAAAYFFLGGRMQEMMQDLAEAFAATPAQAMKHFEELFSPHDTERIEEQARTVLEVKFAAYKEAVRTRTELRGNHGTELLPSVIQTVQFLLQISPGSKRELSVRLADCHLLHGHIRTALDICDHLLAAEQKTYYNTLLALRGFCSLHAHDHQQALQDFQKVIEHDSPHPNSCIKALCGRGLIRISGGSHYLTALDYITACQLKLEETIFTIKSYVPWNQRGLLLKVLQEEGQKMVQKKRDAPGVYQLASLLEELDASDEESRILCADALYQMGCVEEAHKLLLLALSRNPQRSPILARLALLQLKKGFLYDGNQLLKKVIRIGDTSCLLPIMDIFKDEDRKLMQTHCHFRALTILKDKQEDADIKEAIAYLSFAIIASGGYAEDCLLIRARCYGHLGQKKTAIFDYNAILKEDPRNVQALSGRGFIYLTLKQQKEAVQDLISALKVEAGVVIPAILSLKHEAQGLITQWLLQHGRTALTELVATKDLSKEETLRDLLMIAKALIKICKDAQYHIFYTDVLIANGRFEEALDHLQEAFGHSLADDFASARLAVLQLKRRNVPVAAHSFSILAKKDERELEFLLNFVDAKQQQHLSQVAAQEGNVLMKDYHYEKALGYYTLAILTSKDSPRYLRQRAACLTHLKKYDKALKDMEKVIQKHGCNSLKTRVEDHCSKGHLLLSMSEEEAAVKQYIEALQLDESTALCSIMNGPGNEILTKTFHKIAQYNFEMQHYQEAWKITDYGLKINKNTELKKLKTRLKREASSCSIH, translated from the exons ATGTCACCTCAGGAGCTTGCTGCACTGCTCTGCAAAGAAGGGGACCACCATCTCGCCCAGCAGGAGTTACCAATAGCCACTGCTTTCTACATGGCTgccttcagctgcagtgcccCCACAGCAGTCCAGAAAGTGAACTCCTTGGACAAAGGGCTCTGGGAGAAGGTGATAGCAACCCTGGAGATGTGGTGCAAAGGCAAGAATCAGATTCCCAAGATCCAGAGCAAGAACTTGGCCGTTGTCTCCCTCAGTGTGGGAATAGCTGCCGTCTTTCTCTCCACCCTAAGTCCCAACAATGTGGTAtcctca GAGTGTGTGGCAGTTTGTAGCAAGGCCCTCAAGGCCTTCGCTGCTGCTGATAATCTCAGAGATGAGAAAGCTTTGGGTCTACTCTTGGAACGGGCTGCTGCATATTTCTTCTTGGGTGGACGGATGCAGGAAATGATGCAGGATTTAGCAGAAGCCTTTGCAGCAACCCCTGCCCAGGCAATGAAACACTTCGAAGAGCTTTTCTCACCACATGACACTGAGAGGATAGAAGAACAAGCTAGAACTGTCCTGGAGGTGAAGTTTGCAGCATACAAGGAGGCTGTGCGTACTCGGACTGAACTCAGAGGCAATCATGGTACTGAACTGCTCCCTTCTGTCATCCAGACAGTCCAGTTCCTCCTTCAGATCTCCCCAGGGTCCAAACGTGAGCTCAGTGTTCGGCTAGCAGACTGCCATCTCCTGCACGGACACATCAGAACTGCCCTGGATATCTGTGACCACCTcttggcagcagagcagaaaacttACTACAATACTCTCTTAGCACTGCGAGGATTCTGCTCCCTCCATGCTCATGACCATCAGCAAGCCCTGCAGGACTTTCAAAAGGTCATTGAGCATGATTCCCCGCATCCTAACAGCTGTATTAAAGCCTTATGTGGTCGTGGACTTATCCGGATTTCTGGTGGCAGCCATTACTTGACAGCCCTGGATTATATCACAGCTTGCCAGTTAAAGCTGGAAGAAACCATCTTCACAATCAAGTCCTATGTGCCGTGGAACCAAAGAGGACTGCTGCTAAAAGTTCTCCAAGAAGAAGGACAGAAGATGGTCCAGAAGAAGAG agatGCCCCTGGGGTTTACCAGCTGGCTTCTCTCTTGGAGGAGCTGGACGCTTCTGATGAAGAATCACGGATCCTTTGTGCTGATGCCCTGTACCAAATGGGCTGTGTAGAAGAAGCTCACAAGCTCCTCTTACTAGCACTCTCCAGAAATCCACAAAGATCTCCCATCCTGGCTAGACTCGCGCTTCTACAATTGAAGAAAGGTTTCTTGTATGATGGCAACCAG CTGCTAAAGAAAGTGATCAGAATTGGAGATacctcctgcctcctgccaaTCATGGACATTTTCAAAGATGAAGACCGGAAGTTGATGCAAACTCATTGCCATTTCAGAGCGCTGACCATCTTGAAGGACAAACAGGAGGATGCTGACATCAAAGAGGCCATTGCCTACCTTTCCTTTGCCATCATTGCTTCAG GTGGTTATGCTGAAGATTGCCTTCTCATCAGGGCTCGATGTTATGGGCACCTTGGTCAGAAGAAAACTGCTATTTTTGATTATAATGCCATCCTAAAGGAGGACCCTAGGAACGTGCAAGCTTTGAGTGGACGAGGATTCATTTACCTTACTCTGAAGCAGCAGAAG GAGGCAGTGCAAGATTTGATCTCGGCGCTAAAGGTGGAGGCAGGAGTAGTGATCCCAGCAATCCTGTCTTTAAAGCATGAAGCCCAAGGGTTGATCACTCAATGGCTTCTTCAGCATGGCAGGACTGCATTAACTGAGCTTGTTGCTACTAAAGacctttcaaaagaagaaaccCTCAGGGATCTTCTCATGATTGCAAAAGCACTAATTAAAATTTGCAAGGATGCACAATATCACATCTTCTACACAGATGTTTTGATTGCAAATG GAAGGTTTGAAGAGGCCCTTGATCACCTTCAGGAAGCATTTGGCCACTCTCTTGCTGATGATTTCGCTAGTGCAAGActagctgtgctgcagctgaagaggaggaaCGTGCCAGTGGCAGCTCACTCATTCAGCATCCTAGCTAAGAAAGATGAAAGGGAGTTGGAGTTTCTCCTGAACTTCGTAGATGCTaagcaacagcagcatctctctCAG GTAGCAGCCCAAGAAGGAAATGTGCTGATGAAAGACTATCACTATGAGAAGGCTCTTGGTTATTACACCCTGGCTATCTTGACAAGCAAAGATAGTCCAAGGTATCTCCGACAGAGAGCTGCTTGCCTTACACACCTGAAAAAATATGACAAAGCTTTAAAAGATATGGAGAAAGTGATCCAGAAGCATGGCTGTAACAGTCTTAAAACACGCGTTGAGGACCACTGCTCAAAAGGACACCTGCTATTGTCAATGtctgaggaagaagcagcagttaAGCAGTATATTGAGGCACTGCAGTTAGATGAATCTACGGCATTGTGCAGCATCATGAATGGCCCTGGCAATGAAATTTTAACCAAAACGTTCCATAAGATTGCAcaatataattttgaaatgcagcaCTATCAAGAGGCCTGGAAAATCACAGACTATGgtcttaaaattaataaaaatactgaacttaaaaagctgaaaacaagaCTTAAGCGAGAGGCATCAAGCTGTAGCATACATTAA